DNA from Mesorhizobium sp. DCY119:
CATGCCATCGGATGCGCATGGCGTGCTGCAAAGCGCCCTGCCCGGCGCGACACTCGTTGACGCCACTTCGACGCTGGAGCGCCTGCGCGCCATCAAGACGCCGCAGGAACTGGAAAAGCTGCGCCAGGCGTCCGAACTGATCACCGATTCGATGACGGCCGTCTTCACGGGTCAACGTGCCGGCGCTAGCAAGCAGGAGATCGTCGATGCGCTGCGCCGCGAGGAGACCAATCGCGGCCTGCAGTTCGAATATTGCCTGCTGACCCTCGGCGCCAGCCACAACCGCGCCGTGTCGCCTCAGACATGGAACAAAGGCGAGGTGCTGTCGCTGGATTCGGGCGGCAATTATCACGGCTATATTGGCGACCTCTGCCGCATGGGCGTGATAGGCGAGCCGGACCAGGAATTGCAGGACCTGCTGGCCGAGATCGAAGTGGTGCAGCAGGCGGCATTCTCGCTGTGCCGCGCCGGCACGCTGGGTGGCGACATGATCGCCCATGCCGAAAAGGCGCTGAAGGCTTCGCCGAGCGCTGCCTTCACCGATTTCTTCGCCCATGGCATGGGGCTTATCAGCCACGAAGCGCCTTTCCTGATGACCAACCATCCGGTCGCCTATGAGGGCGTCGATGCCGGCAAGCCGCTGGAAGCCGGCATGGTGCTGTCGGTGGAGACGACCATGCTTCATCCGACGCGGGGATTTATCAAGCTGGAGGATACGGTGGCGATTACGGAAGCCGGCTATGAGATGTTCGGTGAGCGTGGGCGGGGATGGAATGTGGGTGGGGGATGAGGGTGAACGCCTGAGGCGCAGCAATTGCTTTGGCGCCGCAAGACCCCTCTCCGTCTCAGCTTCGCCGAGCCACCTCTCCCCGCAAGCGGGGCGAGGAACCCAAGTTCTGCCAAGCCTCGACTTCCGCAACGTCAGCGAGTAGCAGTTCCTCGCCCCCGCAAGGCGGGGGAGAGGTGGCGCGCGAAGCGCGACGGAGAGGGGGGCGGCTTAGTTCCAGATGCCGGAACCCTACCCGCCATGCTTCTCCAGAAACGCTTCCGCATCCAACGCCCGGAAATCATCCAGCGCCGTGCGCAACCGCGCGTGGTCCCAGTCCCACCA
Protein-coding regions in this window:
- a CDS encoding Xaa-Pro peptidase family protein — translated: MNIATTAARQSTVPFDHAKLDGLMDEAGIDVLVATSKHNVQYLLGGYRFIFFSAMEAIGHSRYLPVLIYEKGKPDHAAYVGNRMEGGEHQNNPFWTPSVQTATWGSADAAKLAAEHLKKIGKDTARIGIEPPFMPSDAHGVLQSALPGATLVDATSTLERLRAIKTPQELEKLRQASELITDSMTAVFTGQRAGASKQEIVDALRREETNRGLQFEYCLLTLGASHNRAVSPQTWNKGEVLSLDSGGNYHGYIGDLCRMGVIGEPDQELQDLLAEIEVVQQAAFSLCRAGTLGGDMIAHAEKALKASPSAAFTDFFAHGMGLISHEAPFLMTNHPVAYEGVDAGKPLEAGMVLSVETTMLHPTRGFIKLEDTVAITEAGYEMFGERGRGWNVGGG